From the Streptomyces sp. KMM 9044 genome, one window contains:
- a CDS encoding ABC transporter permease has translation MSTPQPPTQQAAAGSPYPGYTSPIPVARTHFGHALASEWTKIKSVRSTMWTLGVFALLVVGIGLLTGVVASTEPDLDGENALFMGFFGLLLGIVCIITLGVLTTASEYGTGMIRTTMVACPSRGRVLAAKALVFFLIAFLVTLVSVTIVALLHVSMLEGNNADEPTGDEWLKGTVGISLYIALLGTLSLAVGSIVRHSAGAITLMIGAVLAPLVIAMFMFASSLQDVRTALFEYSIPNQLSIFYANSLSTSGPSGWDPLWIMLGLTAVAFGAAFTLLGRRDV, from the coding sequence ATGAGCACGCCCCAGCCCCCGACGCAGCAGGCCGCGGCCGGATCCCCGTACCCCGGCTACACCTCGCCGATCCCGGTGGCGCGCACCCACTTCGGGCATGCGCTCGCCTCCGAGTGGACGAAGATCAAGTCGGTGCGCTCCACGATGTGGACGCTGGGCGTGTTCGCGCTCCTCGTCGTCGGCATCGGCCTGCTGACCGGTGTGGTGGCGAGCACCGAGCCGGACCTCGATGGTGAGAACGCGCTCTTCATGGGCTTCTTCGGCCTGCTCCTGGGCATCGTGTGCATCATCACGCTGGGCGTGCTGACCACCGCCTCGGAGTACGGCACCGGCATGATCCGCACCACCATGGTGGCCTGCCCCTCGCGCGGCCGGGTGCTCGCGGCGAAGGCCCTGGTGTTCTTCCTGATCGCCTTCCTGGTCACGCTGGTGTCCGTGACGATCGTCGCCCTCCTGCACGTGTCCATGCTGGAGGGCAACAACGCGGACGAACCCACCGGAGACGAGTGGCTGAAGGGCACCGTCGGCATCTCGCTCTACATCGCGCTGCTCGGCACGCTCTCGCTGGCGGTCGGCTCGATCGTCCGGCACTCGGCGGGCGCCATCACCCTCATGATCGGCGCCGTGCTCGCCCCGCTGGTGATCGCGATGTTCATGTTCGCCTCGTCACTGCAGGACGTGCGCACCGCGCTGTTCGAGTACTCCATCCCGAACCAGCTGAGCATCTTCTACGCCAACTCCCTCAGCACGTCCGGCCCGTCCGGCTGGGACCCGCTGTGGATCATGCTCGGGCTCACGGCCGTGGCGTTCGGCGCCGCCTTCACCCTCCTCGGAAGGCGGGACGTCTAG
- a CDS encoding ATP/GTP-binding protein codes for MSPRRNRAKGAGSSGRSAEDDRSGRYGGWQSAQNWRGEEWNVRHVAGASAQGKAYRCPGCDQLIPDGVPHVVAWPDHSGVDERRHWHKSCWNARDRRTTRVQRSRNAPRF; via the coding sequence GTGTCCCCGCGTCGCAACCGAGCCAAGGGAGCCGGTTCGTCCGGCAGGAGCGCCGAGGACGACCGGTCCGGGCGCTACGGGGGCTGGCAGTCCGCCCAGAACTGGCGGGGCGAGGAGTGGAACGTACGGCATGTGGCGGGAGCCAGCGCCCAGGGCAAGGCGTACCGCTGTCCCGGCTGCGACCAGTTGATCCCGGACGGGGTGCCGCACGTGGTGGCCTGGCCGGACCACTCGGGGGTCGACGAGCGCCGGCACTGGCACAAGTCCTGCTGGAACGCCAGGGACCGCCGCACCACGCGGGTGCAGCGGTCCCGTAACGCGCCCAGGTTCTGA